CTGATCACTTCCAAATTGAAATCTATGATGTGGTCTAACCTCCCCTCtttacaaatgaaatgactgagacCCAGAGTTGTCTGGAGGGGCCCAAGCCCCCTCAGCTCCTGAGGGTCAAGGCCAGGATTCAAAGTCAAAGAGGCCGGCCTCTTTCCATGGTGTCTCCGGGCCTCTCCCAGGAGATGGGAGGCTCAGCCCAGACCCCACCTGGGAGGCGAAGGGCCTTTTCTCAGCTCCTCCGTGTCCCAGGAGCTCAGGCTGGGATGCTAAACAAGGAACTCTGCCTGCACAGACCAGGGGCAATGGACAGGAAGAGGGCATCCCGAGTGACGGCTGGGAGATAAATCAATTTCCACCCTTGTGGGGAATAACAGCTGAAAGGAAATGCCAGCGCCACCCCGCCCCAAACCACTTGAGGAGCCACCCTTACCCTAGATATTAGGCAACAGGACCGTGCCAATGGGTTCAAGGAactaaaatatgaaacaaaaaaaaagtaaaagcagtATTTTCACAAGTTTAAAAAGTGTGGAGGCTTAAAGTTCATAGATTGAACTGAAAAAGACctccaaggtcatctagtctaatcacTTCATTTTACTGAAGGAgatactgaggcacagagagcaGAAGCAGCTTATCAAACCTTGCCAAGGGTAGCTGGGttgcacagtggagagagcaccaggcctggagtcaggaggtcctgggttcaaatctgacctcagacacttcctagctatgtgaccctgggcaagtcacttaaacccattctCCTTGCCTTGCCCTTCTTTTTACAAGTTGTTATTAGgaataaagtaagggtttaaaaaaaataaaaaggtatacGCACAATTTGGGACggctggagagccaggcctagggactagaagtccaaggttcaaatctgacctcaaacacttcctagctgtatgaccttgggcaagtcattttattcaCTTTAACCCCATTTCCCTACCCTAAGAATTGCTATTAGGCCAGAAGGTGGGAGGGGGGTGAGGCGGTTAATCAAAAAGAAGATGCTCGCCCCATTAGGCAGTCAGGGCTCCAACCTGGAGCTCCTTGTTCTTTTCCACTCGCCAACAACCCAACTTGGAGTTTACCCCACAACCCTTTGGTTCGGAATCATTTTTCCCGTTTGATGCAGAGCTCTCCCTTCGAGGCAAACACCCCGAGAGAATCAGGGACAGAGAAAAAAGGCCCCACGTGTGCCCAGATACTCACAGCCTCGCTCGTGGCGGAAGCCGAGAGCCAGAAACGCATGGGGTGCCGGGAGGCGCCGGCACGTGAGGGTAACGGGAAGCCGCCCAGGCGGAAGGAACCAGGATGAGAAGCGCTCAGGCATTTGgaatgagcaaacagaagagtACGGAAGGGACCTAACCATAAAGCCAGTTTTGCTATTGCTCTGCCTGTACGTGTATCCCCACGCGTATGCCTGGCCGCGTGTGCCGCCGCCGTTGTTGTCATTGAAGTCGTTCTGTTGAGCCTCGTCTGACTCTCCGCAGCcttattttgggggttttcttggcaaagctactggcgtggtctgccatttttttctccagctcattctagaGATGTAGACACGCACacagaagtaagtgacttgcccagggttacacagatagtaaatgttacacagatttttttttaatcccttaccttccgaattagaatcaatattgtttattggttctgaggcagaagagcggtggtaagagtgggcaatgggggtcaagtgacttgcccagtgtcatactgCCCGGAAGTTtctgagttaagatttgaacccaggacctcccgtctctaggcctggttctcaatctattgCGCCATCCAGCTACCCCACtgtggccggatttgaactcgtgaatgcctatcttcctgattccaagcccactgctctatctactgtaccatctagttgcccgtgtgtgtttgtatgtgtgcatGCAATGTATGCAACATTCCCCCAAAGGGACTGTCTCTCCatatagattgtaaactcttccAGGACAGGGATTGACGGTCTTTGATCTTGCATACTAATACATGTACTATACACatatagctttgtgaccctgggcaagtcacttaactggctcaatttcttcatttgtaaaatgagctggagaaggaaataacaaaccattgcaggatctttgccaagaaaacctcaaatggttttgattttaaaagattattctataacaaaaatgaataatatggaagtaggcaTGGAGGGATAATACATATagaacccagtagaattgcttgttggctccttgatggggggaggaaaagaacatgaatcatgtaactatggaaaaatacttaaaaataagaaaatagtttaaaaaaagaaaaccccaaatggggtcatgactgGAAACTACATGTACACATGATATATTATGTTTTAGTTTATTATGTTACActgcattatttttttattttatattaatgctTCACTTTACTGCCTCCAAATCATCCTGGTAGCATCCTCCTCCATAGCCACATTGCTCCTGAACCTTTCCCAACCCCCGTTGGGAAATAAGGAATAACcgtcattattatttttcaaaccctcaccttccatcttagaatcaatacctcatgttggttccaaggtagaagaacggTAAAGAcaaggcaatgaggattaagtggcttgcccagggtcacccaaataggaagtgtctgaggctagatttgaacccaggatctcccgtctctagatctgactctcaaatccacagagctacccctACAGCCACCACTGTTGAATGGGATGTCAGTATGCTCCTAATTGACCAATCCCTATGACTTTGTAGACCATTGGAACCCTCCCTCCCTGACAAAGATGCCTCTGTAGGGATTGGATCTCCATATAGACTGTAAACTCTTCCAGGGAAGGGCCCAACAGTCTTTGACAgactttcacattcttttcctcAGATAGTACAGGAGCACACAGTAAGTGctgataaataaatgttttccatGTACTCCTTAAAAACCAAACcatacataaaacaaacaaaaaaaaccaaaccatatGTACCAGAAACTCACTTTCCTATATAAGCCGCCTTCTTATCCTTTGAATACTGAAATGTTTGTTATTGATTTACTCATTTCATGgtaaaaagcaaaatttaattaaaaaataattgaagtgactcagtggatagggaatcaggcctggagaccaaaggtcctaggttcaaatttggcctcagatatttcctagctttgtgaccctgggcaagtcacttttagtCCTGACTGCCCTCTCCTtcccgcttttctgccttggaaccaatatttaatatccattctaagacagaaggtaaggatctaaagaataataataattggggGAAGTGAGAAGAATTATTGGCAATGTGAGATGATCAGATCTAGGAAAACAATATAACCAATGACTATCACCATCTAAATGAAAagaatggagaaactgaggcagtacCAGTTAATTATGATCTTCGATTTTGGCCTCAGAAAGAGGCAAGAAAAtgtaccttcctcccttctttgcagaggtggaagtCAACGGGGATGAAACCCTGCATGCACTGTTAGATTTTTTTGCTAAGTTGTTTAGTTTTGCTAAGCTGCTTTGATTGCCCTTTCTTCTTCACTACAAgggatggctcagtgggtagggAGTGAGACAAGCATTACTTGTGGATGGGCCAgtgatggaaaaacaaaatgtatccattttttaaaattaagtcttttttttctgcttagaATATCTTCCTATGTCTTGATTCCTCACTGGCAAGATCAACCCTAGAGCTGTCAGTCTGCGAATGTGGCATCTTCAGGGGATCCACTCTTTTGGAGCCTGATGCTTTTGTTCAAAAATGGAGGGGAGGCAGAGGGCttgatatttgtttgtttggttggtcgGTGAAGGAAGAATTTAACATCCTGCTTCCTAACTTTCAGGATGGGCAGGAGGGAATTTCTGCCTTCCCTGGAACTTCTCAGTCCCCACACTAAGGTGGGCAGCTAACACTCCCCCCACCATTTTTTTCCAGCTGGAAACAAAAGCCCTGAAAGTGGAGGGCATGAGCTTAGGGAACAAAGGTAGAATTCTGGGAAACCAGGCAGAAGGAGGGCTGCATCTCAGTCCCCCTCCCAACCAACCCCCTGGGGGGGGTGAGAGAGGAGGAGCCAACTGTCCCTTTAAGAGGGAAGAGAGCGCCAGCCCATCCTGACTGCTGTGTTCTCCCCCTTCTGCTGGGAAAATCCCAACTGGAAAGGGCAAATGAAagattgaaagagaaaatgaaagcccAGGAGGGTCACTGCCTTGTCCTGGGCTCCTGCTGCCCACTCCTCTGATCGCCTTCGCCCAGGGAGCTGCAGCTGCCTGGTAAGCAGGAGTGGGGCACGGAGGGTAGAGGGTTAGGTGAGGAACAGAGACACTTGAGAGATGGGGAATCCTGAGTCAGAAAGTTGTGGGATGGAGCCCAGGGAAAGAGAGGCAGGGGAGCTGGAGCTCCCCACTCggggttggggcagctaggtagatgaGGAAGGGGAAGCTGGGAGAGGGGCAAGTGAGAATTGGGGGAATGGAGAGAAAATGGGATAACCAGGGGAAAGACAGGAGGAAGCTGGAGGTCAGGAGACATCAGGGAGGATGGCTGGAGGAGGAGGGAATGTGGGTCAAGGGTCACCTTTCCATGGCATTGTCCCTCGAACACCCCCAACCTggactgggatttttttttttttaagcactgtTAGGTTGGGAAAGAGGAGTAGGCTTGGAAGAGGGGTGAATCATCAGGAGAAAGTGATTCTGGGACTAGTTGGTCCACAGCGCTCTGAGCCCTTTTGCTGGAATCTAAGCTCAGCCTAGAAACATCTGGTCCAACCCATTCTAGTCCTCTTGGGCTGAAAGGAAAGAGCAGAGCTTGGGAAGTTTATAAGGGGGACCTGGGCCAACCTCTCCAGCCACTCTGACCCGACTCTCCCTCCATTGGCTCCTCAGGGTGCCCAGTCCCACCATGGGGGAATGGGCTTTCCTGGGCTCGCTGCTGGACTCAGTGCAGCTGCAGTCCCCCCTCGTGGGCCGCCTGTGGCTGGTGGTCATGCTGATTTTCCGAATCCTAGTGCTGGCCACTGTCGGGGGTGCCGTGTTCGAGGATGAACAGGAGGAGTTCGTGTGTAATACGCTGCAGCCTGGGTGTCGTCAGGCCTGCTATGACCGTGCCTTCCCCATCTCCCATTACCGCTTTTGGCTTTTCCATATCTTGCTGCTCTCTGCTCCTCCTGTGCTGTTCATCATCTACTCCATGCACCAGGCCAGCAAGGGCCCCAGCCCCCAAGGAGATGGGATGAAGGAGCAGGAGGAGTGGAGTGGCAGCCGTGGCCAGCACTTGGCAGGGCCCCGGGCTCGCCACTGCTACCTGCTGAGTGTGGCCCTGCGTCTGCTGGCTGAGCTGGGCTTCCTGGTAGGGCAGACCCTGCTGTATGGCTTCCAGGTGGCCGCACGTTTCTCCTGCACCCAGACCCCGTGCCCCCACATCGTGGATTGCTTTGTCAGCCGCCCAACGGAAAAGACAGTCTTTGTGATTTTCTACTTCGCTGTGGGGCTTCTCTCTACCCTTCTCAGCGTGGCTGAGCTGTTCCATCTCTTCTGGAAGGGGCGACGAAGTCAGAACAGAGGTCCCCTTTGGCTAGGCAAGGTGGTCACAGGAGAGAAAGACAACCACTGCAACCAGGAGCAGGAAGAGGCCCAGAAGCTTCTCCTGCCACTCTCGCCACCCAGAAGGGCCCCTCCACTGAGTCCTACGCAGGATGCCCCACCTGCCTATGCCCACAAGTTGCAACAGGGTGGCAGTGAGGGCAGCACCAGCAGGAGCAAGTCCTCACTGTCCACAGCCAGAGAGGACCTCTCCATCTAAAGTGGGAGCCTGCCCCCCCACTTTCAGATCAGAGACCTGCAGAGTAAGGGCGACTGACTCGTGCTAACAGGTCTCCCTTTGCCTTTGAAGTGCAGAAGCAGAAACAGAAGCGTGTGGCTTGGGGAAAAGGATACTGAGTGCAAAGGCAGGAGAGCTGCATCTGACAGTGACCTTGAACGGTTCATTTCCCATCCTGGGTCTGAGCTTCCTCCTctagaaattggggggggggggactctttaaggtttcttccagttctaccAGTCTGTGGTTCTAACAATCCCTCTTTCTCTGTTAAAAGCCATCCCTTGGAGGACCATGGCAGAGAAGTCTGAAAGGGAAATATTCACACTTTCCAGGGTCCTCCCAGGTAGCACCAATGCAGAACAAAAACTGCTTGCAATGGGTACTTCAGGGTGTACAATGGGACTATTGGAAGTgcggagaagggagagagaccaAGTGATGAGGCCGGCTGTTATCTTGTAGACCACAGTGACAATTGTGATTTGTGGTCAGGGTTAGTAAACTCTGCATTTCATATTAGGGGATCTTGGGGCTATTGTGTGGGCAGGTGTCTGGTATCTAGAGTGACTGTGTGCCTGGCTTTCTAATGTTACTCTCAGTGCCTCAAGCAGAGCAGGAAAATATGACTGCTAGTTTTCACCCGGCCTCAAACACCCAAGACTCTCATCTAGAAGATCATCCCCTTTCAGCATCAGCAAAGTAGGCAAAGTGAGAAGAGGGAAGGGTGCATCCTACCTCGAGCTGTCTGTGCCCCATTGAGGCCGCCCGAGATGTTCATCATAACCCAGCTTCTCTCCCATAGACGCACTGGCAGTGAGAAACTCAGTGTGATTTATCCTCTCTGCAGGCTCAGTCCACCCACTTGTTTCTCAGTGTATCGATTGATCCATTCTCTCTGTCCAGTGAGTTCTGTGtgccttctgattttttttaaacccttactttctgttttagtgcTGGGAcaaaagagcaagggctaggcaaatggggttaagtgacttgcccagtcttgaggccacatttgaacacaggtcctcccaaTCCCTTCTGAATTGTTATAGGAAATAGAGTGCCATATATTtaaagaggacctaggttcaaatcccagatacTAATTTGTtccccatgtgaccttgggcaagtcattttaggCGTTAGTAGGCAGTATGGCATAATATATGAGCAATGGATTTGggggtcaggaaaatctgggttcaagtcccatcttagacacttactagtcagTTGTGTGACCAGGGACATCCCTTAATCCTTCTATCCTTcagtttagtttctttatctgtgaaatgagggggctgaaccagatggcttctaaggttcttttcagctctaactcTCTCATCTGTCTACCCTTGCGTGTGTATGTGCTATATGACCCAGATCCCAACTCCTCCTACCCACCCATGACCAAAATTAGGTTACCCAGTCACAGCAGGAAAGGGCTCCCCACCCCAGCTGCCCTATGCTGATAAGGGGCCAaacaggaaggggaggggaggggggataACTGAATGAGCATCCAGGGGTTGGGGTAGATGCCTCTCCCAGGCGAACACCAACCTCAGATGGGGAGGATAGGGGGCAGGAAATCATCTGCTCAGTCACCTTCTGGCCTAGTACAGAGAGCACAGACTGGGTCCTTTCCTCCCAGTGTGGAGGAATGGGAGGCAGAGCGACAATAGGAGCTGGCGGGAGAAAAAGCAGGGATCATGTTCTGGGGGCCTAGGGGAGTCCGTGGCTAGCTCAGGACAGCCTGAACCCAGAGAGtgggagaaaataataaacatcACAGGCAGGACGATGAGTCCTGGTCCGTGTGAGCTACTGCTGCCATCCGTTGGCTAAAATGGGTAAGGGAGCAGCTCCAGCAGGAAGACCTTGAATGGTACTAGAGAACCTGTTCTTGTCCTCCTCCCCTTGGTCCCTTTTAGGACAGTGTGGGAGCCCCTGGATGCCAGATCACTTACTGctgttccctcccccttttcaccAGGAGCACAACAAACTTCCTTGCCCTCCCTCCCAACACATAGCCTCTGGCCCAAGCTAAAATTCCAAGGTGCTCAGAGAAGTCCCCTTTGTCTCTATCTCATCCCTGTTTAGACCAGCAGGCTGCTCCTATGAGTACTCCTATGAGACTTACAGCACCCCCAATTCCCTGACTGGACTGAGTTACAGTTCTTCCACCAACTAGCTACTCACGATCTTGGACAAGCGAATTGGTCTCTTTGGCCTCCGTTTTTTCCTTGGTAAAATGAAAATAGGTGTCTGGTggcttccagctctaacatttaaAGATCACACTCCCAATACAGTCCCAAGAGCGAAGTGTTCCCAGAAGATAAATATGATGGCTAATCACAGTTCCTCTCCTCTAGCTGCCCCCACTCCCTGAAAACGACCCTGTGAGGCAGAATGAAAATCAGACTTGGGCCTTGGGGATCCAGAAGGGCAGGGTCCAAGATGGGGGATAATCCTCCCTGGAGAATGGGCAGGATCCTCCCCTGAAAATCTTCTTAGTTATaggttattattatataatcCTCCTGAGACCCCCAcgccttcttcctctcctttaacCCATCCCTGGAACCTTTTCTCTTTGCACAAAATCTTCATTTTGAACACACACAACATCTCCCCATTCCCTGCTCAGtcaaaaccaaagagcccaacctACTTCAGTCTCTGGGCCCTACTTTCTCCTCCCTTTACTAACATGGACTCCTGGTTCCATTTGGGAAATCCACACTCCCCTCAAATCCTTCCCAATAGTGGTTCTTCCAACTAAATAAGAGCTTCTCTTCAACCTTACCAAACCCCAACACATACACACCAGAACCAGAACTGGCCACCTGTGAAAGAGTACTTGCCCTGGGAACTTTGGGAGAGTACGTACTGCCTTGTTTCTCTGAATCCTCCCTGGTCAGGCATGcagcaggggaaaaaaacccaaaaaaactagaaaaagaacaaattttaaatccccaattaaataccaaattggagatcctaaaaatcaagggagagactaaaaaaagtgaaagtcaaaaaaccatttaactaataaataagacaaagcactggttttatgaaaaaataaataagacaaaccattggttaacttgattaaaaaaacaaacccaaattattagtttcaaaaatgaaaaaggtgaaatcacaacTAATAAGGAAGAAATTGAATCCGCCCTGGTCCCCAAGTCAGGGTCCTAACCAAGggaaagagataggaagagaaggtTGAAAGGAAAAACGACAACCCAAAATTCTGGGCAAAGTGCTTCCCCTAGGACCTGGCCACATTCGATGGAAAACCAAGCATTCTGCCCAGTGTCAGCCCAAATTCTGGGGGCCCAGTCCCCAAAGGACATTTGTGGATAAAGGCTGGAGGGAGCAAGGCTCTGAGGCatgtatagaataaatataattttattctttatccAGTAGATCTCAATGGAAAGTTCAACAGTAACAGCTGCACCAGGTTGGGCTCCCGAGGGGGAGGGAACCTGCCCGGAAGTGAGGGGAGCATTGGAGGGGTCCTCACCCTCCCCCCCACCATTTCCCAGGCCCCCCATGGAGAGGCAGGCTGGGCCAGCTCTCccaaccctgggagggagagggagggaccCCCCAGCAGATGCCCGCCCTGCAGGGGGGACAGGAGTAAAGGGAGGGGGAGATGCAAGTAAGAGTTGAGCAGAGAGGAGGCCAGGTTGTAGGAGATGATGACCCAGGAACTCgggtgtctctgtctgtctgcagggtgtggagggaggtgggagaaaCGGAGAAACGTAAATAGCCATTGAGATTGCCCCAGCCCATGGGAGAGAAAAATGGTATTGCTGGTGGCTGTGAGGCTGGGGTGGGGGCAACAGAGGTCAGTGTCTCCCAGAAGAGCCCTccactcccctctcctcctccccctctctgaCCCATAGCTATCCCATTCACTGTGGGTACAAGGCTGGGTCCCCATGGAAAGGGGAGGCCAGATGGGAGAGGCATCAGCTCTCTGCCATGGTGCAGGAAGGGGTGAGACACTTTGTAagcgggaggggggggggggcagcaggAGATGCATCTTGCCcagctcctttccctcttctccctagTCTCTCAGACCAGTAACCTCCAACCCTTGGTAGGAAAGGACAGAGGGGGGCACCACACAACAAGAGCTAAGAGGACAGAGGAGAAACAAGACCCTTCCTCCCCTGCTCAGCCCACACCCAGTggttcagaggagagagaaatggtgTGGGGGGCCTGGCCCCCTTGTCCCCAGTGATGGGGCGGGGAGTGGAGAGAGAATTGGCTTTAGAGCAGTACTTCACAGTTTgagagagaaaactgaggagaAACGGGGTTGAGGGGGAGAGGTGTGGGTgggcaaaggagggagggagttgtCTAGGGGCTTGGGTTCACTCCTTCCCCAGccatctctcctccccttcccccaggctctgagcccagctgcccccagggcagCATCCCCTCCCCCCAATGCACAGCACAGATTCCTTCAGTACAAATGTGCTTAAAATGAaacttcttatttaaaaaaaataaaaacaaacaaaaaaataaaaacaaaaccagcgAGGGAGATGGTAATATCTGGGAGGAATGGGAAGGGGGCAGGGCGGGACTCAGCGGGGTATGTACAGGGGAGAAGCCCTGCCCCCCATCACCAACCTGAGGGGATTCCACAGCAATTGGGGAGGCTCTACCCACCCTCCCACCTCAGCCCCCACTTTCCCCCAGCCTGGGGAGGGGGCGGATGGCTTGCTAGTTTTGAGAATGGTGGGGCTGAAAGCCCCTGGAGTTTTGCTGGTGATGAACATGAGGctggggaggttggggggtggggcGGGGAGCACAGGCGCTTCCAGGAGAATGGCGCTCTCTCCGCCCTCTCCCACCATATCCCGGCAGGCAGCGGCTCACTGCTCTGGCCCAGGCCTGGGATCCGAAAAGGGGACTCCCTTCAGCCCTTGGTCCCTGGCCCCAGCCCCCACCAAATCTAGGTCATCCAGGCGGCCTCCAGTTCAGGCTGCAGTGAAGTCCGGCAAGGACTGAGGGGGCGGAGACGTGGCTCCATCTTTCCCACCTCTTCTGTCCTTCGGGACCCCAGGCCTCCCACGAGGTTCCGAGACCGCCTTCTGTCCGGGCAGGAGGGCGAAGGGAGAGGGGAGACGTGTTTCGTGGTGGTTTCTTTCTGAAGGCGGAGAAAGCCGGGCGGCGGGCTGAGGGCTGTGTCCGTGTTTCCGCAGGGGGCGGTGTGGGCCGGGTCAGGGGGAATGGGTGGCCGGGC
The window above is part of the Gracilinanus agilis isolate LMUSP501 chromosome 4, AgileGrace, whole genome shotgun sequence genome. Proteins encoded here:
- the GJD3 gene encoding gap junction delta-3 protein encodes the protein MGEWAFLGSLLDSVQLQSPLVGRLWLVVMLIFRILVLATVGGAVFEDEQEEFVCNTLQPGCRQACYDRAFPISHYRFWLFHILLLSAPPVLFIIYSMHQASKGPSPQGDGMKEQEEWSGSRGQHLAGPRARHCYLLSVALRLLAELGFLVGQTLLYGFQVAARFSCTQTPCPHIVDCFVSRPTEKTVFVIFYFAVGLLSTLLSVAELFHLFWKGRRSQNRGPLWLGKVVTGEKDNHCNQEQEEAQKLLLPLSPPRRAPPLSPTQDAPPAYAHKLQQGGSEGSTSRSKSSLSTAREDLSI